In Bactrocera neohumeralis isolate Rockhampton unplaced genomic scaffold, APGP_CSIRO_Bneo_wtdbg2-racon-allhic-juicebox.fasta_v2 ctg5240, whole genome shotgun sequence, a genomic segment contains:
- the LOC126767300 gene encoding uncharacterized protein LOC126767300, giving the protein MDASEDCCVEFYHDVGQLYPVCSTDAQMVQPLHREAGWRSREEKEWFACPATKDAVSRALSDNDYCSSLPPPEEGCAGSLSRSEAPSSAESLSFSWDELQSIRQLMGAVSKTTAAQLLESFSSTGQDLSARSVQQQRAKDQLLRKRNRVRTVGDARPARPSASPSENGPVAQAASSPPRTRHRPVREYRATAHSRALSKDDAAHDDDEDSWMAATVQGSSDRASGGRGKQGERTVAEECEGPVSSKLVQAADPEILEVIRAEVF; this is encoded by the coding sequence ATGGATGCGTCTGAGGACTGCTGCGTCGAGTTCTACCACGACGTTGGGCAGCTTTACCCCGTGTGCTCCACCGACGCACAGATGGTGCAGCCGCTTCACCGCGAGGCAGGGTGGCGAAGTCGCGAAGAAAAGGAGTGGTTCGCGTGCCCCGCAACAAAGGATGCCGTGTCACGCGCCTTGAGCGACAACGACTATTGCAGCTCGCTACCGCCTCCAGAGGAAGGGTGCGCTGGCTCTCTGTCCAGGAGTGAGGCGCCGAGCTCTGCGGAGTCGCTTTCCTTCTCCTGGGACGAACTGCAGAGCATTCGGCAGTTGATGGGCGCCGTGTCTAAAACCACGGCCGCACAACTGCTGGAAAGCTTCTCCTCCACGGGTCAGGATCTCTCCGCGAGGAGCGTGCAGCAGCAGCGTGCCAAGGACCAACTCTTGCGCAAGCGAAACCGTGTCCGAACCGTAGGAGACGCGCGACCTGCGCGTCCGTCGGCATCCCCGTCGGAAAACGGCCCCGTCGCGCAAGCGGCGTCGTCGCCACCGCGAACGCGACACCGGCCTGTGAGAGAGTACCGCGCGACCGCGCACAGTCGTGCGTTGAGCAAAGATGACGCAGCCCATGACGATGACGAGGATTCATGGATGGCCGCGACGGTCCAAGGATCGTCAGACCGTGCGAGTGGCGGAAGGGGAAAGCAGGGCGAGCGGACAGTGGCTGAGGAGTGCGAAGGGCCCGTGTCAAGTAAGCTTGTGCAGGCCGCCGATCCCGAGATCCTCGAGGTGATCCGTGCCGAGGTTTTTTGA